Below is a window of Gossypium hirsutum isolate 1008001.06 chromosome A12, Gossypium_hirsutum_v2.1, whole genome shotgun sequence DNA.
AGAAGTATCTGCGTGTATTTTTCATAAAGCCATGTTCCATCAACTTGCACTACCGGTTTGCAGTGGGAGAAGGCCCTAACACATGGATCGAAAGTCCAGAACAGTCGACGAAACACTCTTTTTCCCAGTTCCAATTCTCCATTAGGGCCTCTATAAGGCAACGTTTGCAAGTCCACGACAGTTCCTGGGACATACTCTACCATTGCTGAAATCCAACTCTGAAGTTCATTGTATGACTCATCCCAGTCGCCGTACAATTGTTGCATGGCCATTTGGTTCGCCCACCACGCTTTCCTGTATGACACTCTGTACTGAAATCGAGCTTGCATGTCTGCAATCAATGTCGACATAGGAATGATTGGGCTATCTTTCACCAGTGGCATGATGCAATTGCAAATACTTTTGGCATCAAATTTTCGATGGTCTTGAGACATGCGTGCGACAGTACATGTATGACACCCTTCTAATTTTCGTATTTGCCACTGTTGAGTCCTCGGTATAAATGCAGTACGAACTCGCCAACCACACCTACCGTCGGCTCTCCAACATTCCCCAACATAGAATGTCGGTGTAGATTTGGAAACCTTGTAATCAATCGACAACTTCATGCTGTATTGTTTGATGGCAAACACACAATCCGCCTTGTTCTCGAACTGTTGCCCAACGAACAACTCGTCGAATTGTGAATTTGACGCCAATCTATGAGCAGGTACTATATCAGCGTACTGAGGGAACTCGGATGCATGCGCTGCATCTGGATCTACGTTCAACATGTTGCCCCCAGGTTCATTTCGTAAAATAATACCACGACTCGGGTTACATAATGAAGGGCCGTAAACATCTTCAACCTCCTTCGGGCCTTCATCATCGATATCGTCCGGAACCTAATCAACATCGGGGTTACTAAAATCTTCAACGTCTTGATCAGAATCTTCACCATTATTGGTCATTTCTCTGACATTTTTCTCAGTGCTTATTATCACCTCCGGATGTATTTGTAGACGGGGACTGAGGGTTGGGTTGTTGTACGAACTCCTACCATAATTAGGAATTTTGGGTATCTGCGACGTTCCACCGTATTCTAATTGGCCTGTCCATCCAACATTAAGATCAAAATCAAATTCGCGATGTTGACTTATTGGGCTAACATTCTCAACAGGCTCTAAGTCTGCTAACTCAACAAATAATTCAACTGGTTGGGGGTTCACACTCCTAGTGGACCACCATATTTCCATCATAGTGCCCAAGTCATCATCATCTAACAGTTGCATCGCACAAAATTTGAACGGATCTGTAGAGATtggaaacttgtaaaataatttggACATCGCCCTTCCACAACGGATAGCTATTTTCGCACTGATCTTCCTTTTCATTTATGctaactttatatttttttttgaattgcaAACCTACTCTTTGCCGGCCTTGAAATACACAGCCAATATCACCTTctacaatttcaccataaaaaataacatacacCAAAAACAcctcattatttatttttaacaaattttttgaactttttcaCTTAGCACAACAACTACACCACTCTATATATAAAAGAGAACCAAGAGGTGGAGCCATAAAGAATGGCTCCACCAAAATACTGTGATTTTTTAGAGTATAGGGGGCCCCGTAGCAATTTTACCATTTCCTAGTGGAGCCAAATAATTTGGAGCCTCCAGTTTTCAAGTCTGACAGCCAACTTATTTGTTTcagccctttttttttttaaagttctgactttcttttttcttttttaagtccttatttattttatttatttcgaaaaacttgaaacatattttttaaaaatgttttataatatattttttataaatattaaaaatatattttcaaattattttttaaatattaaatattttttaaattttacatagaattttgaaatttataattttttatttatttttaaaaatatttaacaatttttaaattttttatacaaattttatttaaaaatttaaaaatttaaatgttttatattattaaaaaataaaaacaaataataaatttgaaagatcatatctttaaattattttaatattttatattattaaaaatatggttaatatttaaaaaataatatttataattttcaaaaattaatttgagaaatatacatttaaaatttaaaaaaatctaaaactgatatttaaaattttaacaaatatatattatagaatatttcaaatatacattacaaacttttaaaaattaataataagaaataaataaattaaataaactaaaataaaataacaaaaaaattataaaatcttaatttaaaaattctatgtaaaattaataatatattaaacatacatttcaaatattataaaactaataaacaaaatacaataagaaaataatataaaacttaaaaaagaaaaaaaattaaagaaaaagacaaaatttatgaaaaactaatctaaaatttaatttgaaatgtataataaaaataaataaaatagataaaaaaataaaataagaaaaaattagacttcaaaaaactaaaaaaaggaaaaaataattatttttttaaaattttaaaaaattaatttgaaaaatacatttttaaaatttataaataattaatttcacaaatatatatatataaagttaaaaaatatttttagaaataataattaaaaattttaaaaaatattataaaacattttaaatatatattacaaattttttaaaattaataatataaattaaataagtaaaataaattaagaaaataatataaaacttaaaaaagaaaaaaaatataagaaatagacaaaatataagaaaaaaataaaaaagttaaaaaataaaaaaagtaaaaaaaaatataacaaccTGACAAATCAGAAAAGTGGTGGCGCCATTTAGAATGGCTCCAcccaaaaatagaattttttttaagtctcccgtctttctaaattttttaatatttcccTAGTATTTTATACTGGTGGATCCATTCaacatggctccaccaaaaaataattttttaatacccCTGGCTGACGTGGTAAAGTGGTGGCGCAATATCATATGGCTCCACAACTTTTTACTGTagaaaatgtattatttttgtaCATAATTAAAAAGGtgatttattttgataattaacttattttttaagGTTACTTTTATAAAAAAGCCAGTAATCCATCCTGCCTTTTTTCTGTTGGCAATTAAAAGCATTGGTCCTATACCCACAATTGAAAGTATttccaagaattttctctctttaaataataattttgtatttaaaaaaaaaattaatgttttatacgGTTAGCACTTGGATATTTTGGAGGATTAAaacattatttgatttttaaattatcatttttttattttagtatttagaCTCTTTTTTCCCTTCTAAATTTacatttcaataatcaaattaatcAGATCAGTTCAATGAGGTTAAAAAAATTGGCTGAGACTATTAAAAATTTACAACATACCATCTAGCACTTGTGACATATTGCATCTATATGTattgaaaagtaaaaatatatattctaaaaattaaaaaacatggaaataaaaattaactaaacaaTTCAGAAATTTATCGTGGACTTTAACAACGGTTGACTGACGTTAACcgacatttactaaatttaaatttaaatttttgaaacattttaaaattttcaagattttatatatatatatttacaagttgtacatttaaatttcttatattctttttaaattcttaatttagctatttttttcaattttctgaattttttttacaagttttttgagtttttgcaaaaataaatatttttaaaattattgcaatttctctagagtttttatatacattaaaattttcaaatttttgttattttctaaagtttaactaatttttttcaatttttatttttcagaattttctaataattgaacgaattactattatttttttgaatttatatttatatatattataattttcttaactttaatttaaaaataaaatttcctattattttgggttttttattaattttctaaaatttatataaaaaatattaattttatccaCATGGTACCTACGTCATATTTTAAAAGACTAAAAGTGCAACATGGCATTTTCGTATAGGCACACCGCACATGTTagtctattttatttaatataattgatGATACTATATTGAACTGATTGATGGAATGTTATCAGTATAAAAAAACTAaacactaaaatgaaaaaaatataattttgggtatgtcACGagtttgataaaaattttaaatgataagaATATCctctatttattattatattactaaaatattatatattaatattatgtgtTTTTCACTACATTTGGAAAGTTAAAACTACTTTTCCACCATAAAATTAATGAGGAACACAGATAAAAACTGTGAAAGTGTTTTTTCactcaaaaacaaaaattaagatttaaattatttaaatatcatataacttaattagattttaaattaaacaactttttacataaattttttataatttacaatatatatttttataacgaGCCCTATTCATCTTAAAAgagcctttatttatttattttcaaaagtgaGCGCTAACCCTCAAATTGAAAATTCAAACCATAATATATTTCGGGTTCTGAATCTCTCGCTTTCAGGCTTTCTCCCTCTCACATAAACACTCTTTGGTGGCGAATCTTGagaaaagaaagcaaaatttgAACATTGGTTGGTGGGAAACTAAGAAAGCGTCGCCAGTACTCTTTAATTGTGGTTTTTCGTGAGGCTGCTATTCTGATTTGTATCAAAGAAGATGGATTGCAGAAATGGCGGTGGTCCAGTCACAACAATAGGCAAAAGGCAATCCGATTTGAAGAAGTCTTTCAAGCTCGCCGTTCGCTCTCTTCTCACTACTTGTCCTACACAGGTTTTAATTTGGTTACCTCTTTTAATTCTCTTTCTACTGACAGTGTGGATTGATGCTTTCAAATGATTCTCTTTTTGTTCTCATGAAGGAATTCAGCAAAGCGTTTCCAAAATTTTCGAGTGTCGAGCAAGAACATCTCCACCAGCTTTTTATTCAGGTCTAACATTTTGTGTTTCAGTATTATCTGGGCTTAGCTTTCTGTTGATTTTGGGTGTAGAGCTTTTAAGGACTACTTTTAACTGATACTGATCTTGGTGCTAATTTATGGCAAATTTTCAGGTCATTACCTCTTTACATGGGAATATAGAGGTATGCATTGTCTTTCAGTTATCATGCCTTCTTTTTTTTCAGTTATTATTTTGCAGTGTTGTAATTTAACTGTCcctttaatttctataatttagtCACCACATTCACTCCGGGCTAGTGATGTTTTACACGTAAAGCACTGTTTTCAACTCTGCTGCTTTGTTTGAATAATGTTAATTCTAATGGAAGGTTTTGGCTATATGGAACTAAGTTGATTAGTGAATACAATGATAATATAATGTAATGGAGCGGTAGTAGGAGCACCTATCTCCGTATCAAAGTTGGTGCCACTTTCAATGTTAATTTAGGTAGTGCCTAAGTCACTACTTTTCTGTACATGACCATCTTAGGTGTCCAGTTGAGGATTTTGTCAATTTTATTTGGTGCCTCACTTACTTCTCTTAACCATTAGATAGTATGtcttatttcttgtttttcctCTTCAATGTCTCAGGACGAATTTGAGTCTTTATGCAATGAAACACAGGTATTCCCTTTTATACTACTACAGTGACTGTTTCATTGATATCGGTTTATCATGCACCTGATGTAGCTTTCTTTCATCACTTGGATATGCACATGAATCGAGTAAAGTATTTTGGAAGAATAAGACCTTTTGGATCTTGCAGGCTATTTCATTTCCTTAAGCTCTAGTTGTCTAGAAGTTTCACAAAGATTTTTGGTTTAATGATGTGTAGTGAAAGATACAAATACCAGTTTTTGGGAAGGAAATGGGTTTCTGGAAGCACTTATGCAAAGTCTATAATAGTAACAATGGGTTTTATTTTAACTGAATTCACTTAAGATGGGTCCTCTATCGCAAATCAACAAAGACTTGATTTTCTTGAAGAGGGTTAAATGAGATTTAGTGGTTCAAATCTTAAATTGACCTTATCATCCGTTTGTGTATTAAAGAAATATCATCGATTTGAAAAAACCTGGCAAGAAAAGAACTAGAGTCTGGTATAAAAAACATTAGATATGAAAAGCCAATTGGACAGACTGCATAAGGTAACAACAGATCCCAAACTTGACCTAAAAAATATACACCCCACTTTGTGTACATGATTTCCTTTATCACATTCAATTTCCGGACAATTTTCTTGCATTGCATTGGTGTACATCTCTTCTATTGTAAGACTTCTAGAGACCTAGATTTTTAAGTTTCTTCAATTTGTAGGTAGGAGATGCCCTTGATACCGTGGAGCAACTTGTGGAAGAACAATCTCTTGACCATTTGTCTTCAGATAGGTAGGTACCATCTGGACTATAATGTTCTTTTAATGTTTGGTGCTTAACTGATAACAGTTAATTACATTTGTAATTCAATCCTATTTGGATATCTGCAGTTTCAAATTCAATTACCACTGATTTAGATTCAATTAATTTCTTATTCTGGAGTTTATGAGACTCTACAGTTTAAACTCGAACAAAATTGTTTTCCAAGACCACTTATGTTGCCTATGGTGGTGGGTCTTCCTTCATGCATTGTTTTCTCCAATGCCATGTTTTATATTCATATGGAGCCTTGTTGACTGTATTTTTTTCAATATGAACTGAAGAGGATTTTGAATGCAGGACTACTGTAATGGATGCAGTGCACAATTTTTCAGCAGCAAAGAAAGCTGAGATCCATTACTTAAGAGGCCTGCTGGAAAGGGTAAGAAATGAGTTGTGAAGTTTCTCTATTACAAATTAACTTAGTAGGCAATTCTAGGCAATTATTACCCTTTTCTCTTATTCGATCTGTTTAATTCTCATTCTTCATTTTGTGTGCTTAAAAGTATGAAGAGAGCTATTTAGGCCATCAAGATAGTCATACAAAAATTTTGAGGATTGTTGTCCAATGAAGTAGAACGCTGTTATTGAAATAGGCGGATTTTTTGGGCCGAAATGACATGTTATGATCTACCCTCATTGATTTTGCTTATTCTAATAGATAGATAAGAAACATAGGAAAGTTACGGCATATTTTCTTTCCAATTTGTTTTATAGGCTGAAGAACATAATCGGCTCATTCAAGCTCGGGTGGACCTACTTAGGAATAAGACACAAGAAGTCCCGGACATAAAAGATGTTATTGGGAAGGTGGGTAACTTTTTACTTTCCAGTCTCAAATATGGGCTTTAAGCAATGGGTTTGGTAGGTGAATATTACTCAGGAAGATCTTAAATTTGATTTACCTCATGTTACTATTGCAGTTGAGAGGTGGAATTTTAAGTTACAAGGGAACACAAAATGTGGAGCTTTAAATGGTCTGCAACTGGTGGGGCTGGCAAAGTGTATCTCAGACTGCAGTGACTGAGAAGCTGCATGGAGCGGTTAATAGTTACTGCAACAATACGTATTTGTAGTGAGATGTTGTTAAACCTTTAGCGTGGTTGTGGGTTTATGTTAAAACATAATTCTGGTGATTGTTATAAGTAAATACATTGCTAGTTCTAAACGTACTTCTACTTGTTTGGGTAAAGCAAAATGAGGAGTGTCGGGATTTGAGTGAAGTAGAAAGGTGTAAAGTTGGATTTAGACGGTAAGGCCAGCAAGAATGAATCAAGAAATCGCAGTGTTGGATTGATATGGCCTGCTCTGCTCTTTTGTTCTTGCTTTTGCTCCTGGCTAGTTCCTACAACACAAACACAATGGTACAACCGCTCAACTCAAGCTAACTATGCATGGCATTGCCATaggaatatatttttattttatatgaatgtGTAATTGGAACGTTTTAGTATTTGCACATACGCCCTCCTTCCTTGGCTTCCATTTAAGTTTTGAGTTTAACTGTTGCTCTTGCTGTTGCCGTTGCCTGTTGGTGATTTACACACAGTTCCAAAGTATTATTAGATATATGATCATCCAGTTGCAGTGGGTGACGATGCATAGATACTTTTGTCAAAGCTACATTACTCCCGCccaacaaagaaattaaaagtaagcTGACTGATGAGAATATGCATTGATGATGTTAACATGAacattttttgtcaaaattcataTTCATGCATCGAATGGAGACTAGACtatttaacagttttgaaagGTCAACTGCCAGGCCAGGCAGGTACAAGCTTTGACTGATTGATTTTTCGTGCATCTCATTTCAAGTCAGAAGTTTCGGCTAACCATTTTCATTTTCTAAGTaattatttcattcaaatttcaatGGCAATAACGGTCCAGTTCAGGTGATGtttgtttttgaaagtatcaagAAAGCTATTTTATTTAgcctttattaaaaaaatgaataaattaattcttatataTTGTAAAACATGCAAATTCACAGGTACAACTATAAATACAAATTGATACCAACTTGACTAAAACTCTTATACATGATGAGATTTAGAGGCCTATGCATATAATTATGCATGATAGGTCTTAAATTTGAGTGCTCAACATTTAAGGCTCTTGTAACCAAAACCTTGTTagtttcactttttctttttcatttgtcaaacaaatattttttaaatagtatcatctcatatatattactttttcaattttatttgtcAAGTATGAAAAACAaggttttataaataaaaaaaatcacttacgCTCTATGGTTTAAAAAATACACATGCTGAAAAATAcactaattttctaaattttatttattaaatgatttttaaatagaaatattttacctttaattagttattattttatttttattatcttcaatttttacgtttaattttttaaaattaaaataataaaaatctaattagttataaaataattatattatattataaattatattatttttaatataatcataTTGTAAATATAatgtatttgatattaatttataaatttattttaaggtaCAAACATGGCCTACACATTGTGGgcataaaatgaaataaatatggaTTGAGAATCTATACATGATTTAGACAAaataagacttgaatttgagatataaattaaggttaaattatgttattaaacCTTATAGTTTGTGTAAGTTACGAATTTAGtacctatattttaattttaccatttttagaGTGTGtgcttttagaattttaaaactTTAGTACAAATCATATGGtagctattaaattcattaagttaaattctgttattttcaaaatttaatacgTCGAGTATATTGTCGCATGTACATTGCCATGCCAGCTTGTTATTTCATATATTATGCAGAACAAAAACTAGATAATAGATTTAATAACTATTATTTGTGTTAAGACTAAAatcttgaaattaaaaaaatatagtgaCTAAGAATGATCCAGTTGGGAAACATGGACTAAACCTATAACTTTATACATAATACAAGACTAATAGCAAAACTTAACCAAACATATTTAGTTGTTAGTCCTGTTACCATTTAGTCAAGACTAAAGTTTCAAAATTCAAGAAGTACAtagactaaaattgaccaatttgaaaatataaagactaaatttgatcaaattaaagtacatatACTAAACCTACAACTTACGTAAAATATAGAGTCTAATAGTAGAATTTGatctaaaattaattttactagatataatttaatgaattatCTCAAAGGTAAAtatataaaccatttaaatattatgtaattaaaatttcatcattttgaaattaaaaatagaaaaatgaataCATAGATAGATAATAAGGGCAcaattatcttttatttaaaatttgtttagtAAATAGATCTCGTTCTAAATATTTGAGGTAAGTGGATTTTGTTTAAATCATAGAGAAAAATGTATTTTactgttgattgagtcttaacttggTTGGCATCAACATTTTTGTTAATGCAAGAGGATGCATGTTCAAACGCCCTCAAGCGTGTTAAGTAAGTGTTTTTTACTCTTAAAGCTAAAGtgattacattattatttttttcatagttGTTTTATTTATTGGTTACCGTATCAATTGAGCTAagactttttttttaacaatctcattatatattctaatctaatcttttctttttgacataatgttTTGAATTACGTATAACCTCTCCTCGGcccataaataagaagataatatgCGCTTCAACGCATTCGAACTCATGTCctcctgcattggcaacaatgcccataccaatcaaattaagactcaatcggcaaCTGAGCTAAGACTTAATAAACATCTATTTACTACTTTTATTACTAACAAGTGTTGGATACAGTGGTAAGATACACTGCACTTTCAAAGGGAGATGTAAGTTCCAGGGAGGGAAGGGCTGGTAGGCCCTGGCCCTCCCCTAAAATGGAAACTATTTATTTAAgccccaaaattttataaaatttttaagttaatatatggTAAATTTTATTTGGCCccccaaaatattataatttcaaattagtACTTTTGAAAACCATAAAAAGATAAACTAATACAATAGTAGAATTACATTTTAACACTTATAAAAGTATATAACTTAATCTCGATCTCTTGGTAAGTTCGAATATTGGAGATAACATTATTGGGAGAGGCAACCGCGAACTTTGAACATGAACCGTAAAcatgtatattaaaaaaaattactacttTTATTTGCTTTCAATTTAAAAGTAATATAAATTGAGATTGGAATctattgaataaaaaaaaccattaaatttatcatttaaatataaaagtagacaataattaaaaacataaaagggATGGACGTCCAAATCCATATTTATCCATGTAATGAGACATGGATAactatttcaaatagaaaatctAAAATGAatccaaaaatcaaattttattaaatctcTTGATCTAAATATCGTTTTATTTTTGCATTCAATACTTTGAATCTGtcttttgttttgatttatatatgaatatttatttctttattatgtCAACTGAGATATTCAATAGCAATAACGTAAAAAGGTTTTCATTTCgccaactatatatatatacatatgttagtCAGTCCAAAGATGCTATTGCGTAGACAAGTGTTGTAGTACCACTAATACACAATTGACACTTgtattgataattaattaaacaaaattttagctTATTCTTCTCTAAAGTTGCAAATTGAAATAAGCAACTGAATGTCAAATACAGTACCTATTACTGCACATGTTATCTTTCTTGCTTTCGTATATAATAAATACAAGAATATCATAGTTGAATGTGACGATGCCGTCGTGCTTCTGTTGCTGACAATTGGACACACAATGGCATTGTCTTTTACAGATTTTGATTATATGCCTATGCCTAACTCTACATTCAATATCCATTTGTTCCATATATAGCTTTTAAGTGATGGGTTGGTTAGGTATTATATTTAAACTCTGTGTTAAGTGAataaaaaattgagtaaattatattcaaaatcactaaattattaataaatttatattttaattattcagctttaaaaatttataaaatgatcataaattatttgatttaattgtGCAAAAGTTAATCTTATACTATTGGAAAGCCTAATAATTTTGATGGTTTCATCCAAACAACTTTTATGATTCTAAACCACTCTTTTGAAGGTAAGGCATGCATGGAGAGCAAAACCAAAAACCTGGCTGTAACCTCAAAATTCTCCCCTACTCACATGCACAAGCAACCATCAATTCATTTAATTAGCTAA
It encodes the following:
- the LOC107933461 gene encoding uncharacterized protein; this translates as MDCRNGGGPVTTIGKRQSDLKKSFKLAVRSLLTTCPTQEFSKAFPKFSSVEQEHLHQLFIQVITSLHGNIEDEFESLCNETQVGDALDTVEQLVEEQSLDHLSSDRTTVMDAVHNFSAAKKAEIHYLRGLLERAEEHNRLIQARVDLLRNKTQEVPDIKDVIGKLRGGILSYKGTQNVEL